The Fimbriimonadaceae bacterium nucleotide sequence CCGGGAGGGCGGTTACTGGCCCTCGTAAATGTCCTTGCGTACGCTGAACATCGGCCTCCGCAGCTGGCCGAAGACCATGCGGCGGGTGTGACCGTCGCCCCAGATCGTCACCGCCCCGTCCCGGTGAAGGAAGTTGAAATGGTCGCGGTATCGCTTGTCATAAGCGGGCGGCGCATTGAACCAGTCCGGCTGCTGCAGAAAGTTGCACACGACCACGTATGAGGCGTGCTCCCAGACGGCCAGCGTGTTCGCGGGGTCGTCGAGTTCGCCATTGTTCGCGCCGTCGCATTCCTCAACCCCCCACTTATAGCTTGTGCGGCAGTTCTTCGCGCCTGGGCCGAACTCGTTGTCCATCGCCTTTGGGTTGCGGTTGTAATAGTACGAGTAGCGCCCTTGGCGGAAGTAGTTGTAAGCCAAGGCGAGCTGCCAGCGGGCCTCTTTCTTCGGGCACACCTTCACCTCATAGCTCTTGAGGTACGGGTCGATCATGCCAGGTCGGATCGGGTTCACGGCGGGCTTCGTCATGTCCCCGCAGAACTCGTAACACCAGCTGTTGTTGTTGTCGTATCCCACCCACATCTGTTGGGGGGCGAACTTCGGGTCGCTGTCGACGATGTTCGCCACCGGCGCCCAGTTATCGTCGTTGTCCGGCATGTACATCTGCAGACCAAGCCCGATCTGCTTCATCTGGGCGATGCATTGGGTCTGCTTGGCCGAATCCTTCGCCTGCGCGAAAACAGGGAAGAGGATGGCGGCGAGGATGGCGATGATCGCGATCACGACCAACAGCTCGATCAACGTAAAGGCGCGACGAAGGCGGCGAGAGCCCTGCACTAGGGCATACTACCTAATACAAAGCTGATTTGCGCCACTCCAAAGAATATTCAAGCGGGGTGTTTGCGGCTGACGACCACAAAGCGGTTGCCCAGCGCCTTGGAGCGTCGGACGAAGAACTCGGCGTCCGGCGTGTGGGTCGCGAAATGGAGATCGGCGTCGTCGATGGTCACGATGCCGAGGCCGGGCACCTCATAGTCGCCTTGGGCGACGGGCTCGCCCAGTTCCTTCCAGGTGACCAAGTAGCGGTCAGCGACCACTGGCTCGCGCATTAACGGGAAGATACCCGTCGGGCTAGAATTGCGGCCGTGGACCGGGCCTGTCTGATCGTCAATCCTTTCGGCGGGTCTGGACGGACGGCACGTGTCTTTGAAGGGTTCCGCGCAGCTGGGGCGCTGGAGGGCATCGAAGTCTGCACGACCGAGCGCCCCGGCCACGCGACCGTGATCGCCCGCCGCGCGACCCAGGAGGGTGCGAAGCGCGTCATCGCCATGGGTGGGGACGGCACCCTGAACGAGGTCGTGAACGGCCTGCTCGGTTCAGAGGCGGTGCTCGGGATCGTCCAGGTCGGCACGGGGAACGACTACGCAAAGACGCTCGGAATTCCTACCGACCCAAAGGAAGCCCTGCGGCTGGCCCTGGAAGGGAAAGGCAGGGCGGTGGACGTCGGCATCGTGAACGACGAGCTGGCCTTTGTGAACGTGGCG carries:
- a CDS encoding prepilin-type N-terminal cleavage/methylation domain-containing protein encodes the protein MQGSRRLRRAFTLIELLVVIAIIAILAAILFPVFAQAKDSAKQTQCIAQMKQIGLGLQMYMPDNDDNWAPVANIVDSDPKFAPQQMWVGYDNNNSWCYEFCGDMTKPAVNPIRPGMIDPYLKSYEVKVCPKKEARWQLALAYNYFRQGRYSYYYNRNPKAMDNEFGPGAKNCRTSYKWGVEECDGANNGELDDPANTLAVWEHASYVVVCNFLQQPDWFNAPPAYDKRYRDHFNFLHRDGAVTIWGDGHTRRMVFGQLRRPMFSVRKDIYEGQ